In the Anaerolineae bacterium genome, one interval contains:
- a CDS encoding alpha-L-fucosidase, which yields MLQPKPTPGDSAWFVHDRFGMFIHWGLYALPARHEWVKSREEISDADYQKYFEQFNPTLYHPQQWARAAREAGMKYAVITAKHHEGFCLWNTQYTDYKVTNTPYGKDLLTPFVEAFRAEGLRIGFYYSLLDWHHPDFPIDIHHPLRNHPAAAKMNTSRTMSVYAEYMRNQIRELLTNFGQIDELFCDFSYPNRAYQGLPGKGRQDWESEKLVKLIRELQPNVMLNNRLDLPEAADFYTPEQIQPPKWVRIKGQPVLWETCQTFSGSWGYHRDEETWKSPGQLIRMLISTVACGGNLLMNVGPTARGTFDRRALDALAVYRDWMAVNSAAIYGCTQSEFTPPQDCRLTQNGKRLYIHVFAWPFMHLLVKGLAGKVKYAQFLHDGSEVLLDAIPEWQLEHMQISNDTLILTLPVKKPNVVVPVIELTLK from the coding sequence GTGTTACAACCCAAACCCACCCCCGGAGACAGCGCGTGGTTTGTCCACGACCGTTTTGGCATGTTCATTCACTGGGGTCTATACGCCCTGCCCGCCCGGCACGAATGGGTTAAAAGCCGTGAGGAGATTTCTGATGCGGATTACCAAAAATATTTTGAACAATTCAACCCCACTTTGTACCACCCCCAACAATGGGCGCGCGCGGCCCGGGAAGCGGGAATGAAATACGCCGTTATCACTGCCAAGCATCACGAAGGCTTTTGCTTGTGGAATACCCAATATACCGACTACAAAGTGACCAACACGCCCTACGGCAAAGACCTGCTCACGCCCTTTGTGGAGGCCTTTCGCGCCGAGGGTTTGCGGATTGGTTTTTACTACTCCCTGCTTGATTGGCATCACCCGGATTTTCCCATTGACATCCACCATCCCCTCCGCAACCATCCCGCAGCCGCCAAAATGAATACGTCGCGCACTATGTCGGTTTATGCCGAATATATGCGTAACCAGATACGGGAACTGCTCACCAATTTTGGCCAGATTGACGAACTCTTCTGCGATTTTTCTTACCCCAACCGGGCCTACCAGGGCCTGCCCGGCAAAGGCCGCCAAGATTGGGAAAGCGAGAAACTGGTCAAACTCATCCGTGAGTTGCAACCAAACGTCATGCTCAACAACCGGCTTGACCTGCCTGAAGCCGCCGACTTTTACACCCCGGAGCAAATCCAACCCCCGAAGTGGGTTCGCATCAAGGGCCAACCCGTACTCTGGGAAACTTGCCAAACCTTCAGCGGTTCCTGGGGTTATCACCGCGACGAAGAAACCTGGAAAAGTCCCGGCCAGTTAATCCGCATGCTGATCAGCACCGTTGCCTGCGGCGGCAACCTACTGATGAACGTCGGCCCTACCGCTCGCGGCACGTTTGACCGGCGGGCGCTCGACGCACTGGCCGTTTACCGAGATTGGATGGCTGTCAACAGCGCCGCTATCTACGGCTGCACCCAGAGTGAATTCACCCCGCCGCAGGATTGCCGATTGACCCAAAATGGCAAGAGACTCTATATTCATGTGTTTGCCTGGCCGTTCATGCATCTGCTGGTAAAAGGATTGGCGGGCAAAGTGAAATACGCTCAATTTCTACACGATGGCAGCGAAGTGCTGCTGGACGCCATTCCAGAGTGGCAACTGGAACACATGCAAATATCCAATGATACTCTGATTTTGACCCTGCCGGTTAAAAAACCCAACGTAGTGGTGCCGGTTATTGAACTGACCCTGAAATAA